The following DNA comes from Terriglobales bacterium.
TGTCGATCTCTTTCGCCGCTTTTTGCGCCAGAGCGGATACGAGCTGCACCACGTGATGAACATTACCGACGTGGATGACAAGATCATCCGCAACTCGTCGGCTAAGGGCATGGGCGTGCGCGAGTATGCGGCGAAATACGAAAAAGCCTTCTTCGAGGACATGCACATGCTCTCGCTGGAAAAGCCGGAGCAGATCGCGCG
Coding sequences within:
- a CDS encoding class I tRNA ligase family protein; the protein is MALRVFNTLSGRVEELKTLEDKRIRMYSCGPTVYDYGHIGNFRTFVFVDLFRRFLRQSGYELHHVMNITDVDDKIIRNSSAKGMGVREYAAKYEKAFFEDMHMLSLEKPEQIAR